One stretch of Mobula birostris isolate sMobBir1 chromosome 23, sMobBir1.hap1, whole genome shotgun sequence DNA includes these proteins:
- the rergla gene encoding ras-related and estrogen-regulated growth inhibitor-like protein, producing MNEIKLAVLGTEGVGKSALIVRFLTRRFIGEYASSSECIYKKRLSIDGRQINLEIFDPCSQNLENKSSLIDQVNWADGFIVVYDIGDRSSFVSARTLIRQLREVNNEICKRDVTSVIFLVANKQDLCHMREVREEEGLLLAAENKCHFCELSVAEDHQEVGTMFSKAIRNASGNRRRRPSGSKSMAKLINNVFGKRRKSV from the exons ATGAATGAAATCAAACTTGCTGTGTTGGGAACTGAAGGAGTTGGGAAATCCG CCCTGATTGTGCGCTTTCTGACCAGGCGTTTTATCGGCGAGTACGCGTCCAGTTCGG AGTGCATCTACAAAAAACGCTTATCCATAGATGGCCGACAAATTAACTTAGAAATATTTGATCCATGTTCTCAA AATTTGGAGAATAAGTCATCACTGATTGATCAAGTGAACTGGGCTGATGGGTTTATCGTAGTGTATGATATCGGTGATCGATCCTCCTTCGTCTCAGCGAGGACTCTCATTCGGCAACTACGTGAAGTGAATAATGAGATCTGCAAAAG GGATGTTACATCAGTGATATTTTTAGTTGCCAACAAGCAGGACTTGTGCCACATGAGagaagtgagagaggaagaggggcTGCTCCTAGCTGCAGAAAACAAATGCCACTTTTGTGAACTGTCAGTGGCTGAAGATCACCAGGAGGTAGGAACAATGTTTTCAAAGGCCATCAGGAATGCAAGTGGAAATCGTAGAAGGCGACCCAGCGGCTCAAAGTCAATGGCTAAATTAATTAACAACGTGTTTGGCAAAAGAAGAAAATCTGTGTAA